From one Odontesthes bonariensis isolate fOdoBon6 chromosome 14, fOdoBon6.hap1, whole genome shotgun sequence genomic stretch:
- the LOC142398203 gene encoding tripartite motif-containing protein 16-like, with translation MAKKRVKLDLESFSCSICLDVLKEPVTIPCGHSYCINCIKGYWNGEDQKGIHRCPQCRKTFTARPGLVKNTMLADLVEQLKKTGVQAAPADHCYAGAEDVACDFCSGRKLKAIKSCLSCLASYCEEHLQPHYDVAPLRKHKLVEPSKKLQENICSVHDEVMKMFCRTDQKSICYLCPVDEHKGHDTVSAAVERTERQRELEGSRQQIQQRIQDREKDVKLLQQEVEAIHQSADKTVEDSEKIFTELIRLLQKRSSDVKQQIRSQQEAEGSRVKELQKKLEQEITELKRKDAELKQLSHTEDHSQFLLNYPSVAALRGATHSPSIKIRPLRHFEDVTAAVSELRDKLQDILREEWKNITLRVTEVDVLLLEPEPKSRADLLKYSSVITLDPNTANTCLLLSKGNRKVTLMTQPQSYSDHPDRFTKWFQVLSRESLTGRCYWEVEMRGGGAVYVAVSYKNISRAGSRCRFGLNDKSWALYCYQNGYEFWYNRIKTSISGPRSSRVGVYLDHRAGILSFYSVSGTMTLLHRVQTTFTQPLCAGLWILGSGATAELC, from the exons ATGGCAAAGAAAAGGGTTAAACTGGACCTGGAAAGCTTCTCTTGTTCGATCTGTCTGGATGTACTGAAGGagccggtgactattccctgtggacacagctactgcatcaACTGTATTAAAGGCTACTGGAatggagaggatcagaagggaATCCACAGATGCCCTCAATGCAGAAAAACGTTCACAGCGAGGCCTGGCCTGGTAAAaaacaccatgttagctgatttagtggagcagctgaagaagactggagtccaagctgctcctgctgatcactgctatgctggagctgaagatgtggcctgtgatttctgctctgggagaaaactgaaagccatcaagtcctgtttatcctgtctggcctcttactgtgaggaacaccttcagcctcattatgatgtggctccattaaggaaacacaagctggtggagccctccaagaagctccaggagaacatctgctctgttcacgatgaggtgatgaagatgttctgccgtactgatcagaagtccatctgttatctctgccctgtggatgaacataaaggccacgacacagtgtcagctgcagtagaaaggactgagaggcagagagagctggaggggagtcggcagcagatccagcagagaatccaggacagagagaaagatgtgaagctgcttcagcaggaggtggaggccatccatcagtctgctgataaaacagtggaGGACAGTGAGAAGATCTTCActgagctgatccgtctcctccagaaaagaagctctgatgtgaagcagcagatcagatcccagcaggaagctgaagggagtcgagtcaaagagcttcagaagaagctggagcaggagatcactgagctgaagaggaaagatgctgagctgaagcagctctcacacacagaggatcacagccagtttctgctcAACTAcccctcagtggcagcactcaggggggctacacactcacccagcatcaagatccgtcctctgaggcactttgaggatgtgacagcagctgtgtcagagctcagagataaactacaggacatcctgagagaggaatggaaaAACATCACACTGAGAGTcactgaagtggatgttttactgttagaacc AGAACCAAAGAGCAGAGCTGACTTGTTAAAATATTCATCTgtaatcacactggatccaaacacagcaaacacatgTCTGTTACTGTCaaaggggaacagaaaagtgacattaatgacacaacctcagtcttattctgatcatccagacagattcactaaatggtttcaggtcctgagtagagagagtctgactggacgttgttactgggaggtggagatgagagggGGAGGAGCAGTTTATGTAGCAGTctcatacaagaacatcagcagagcaggaagtAGATGTAGATTTGGActtaatgacaaatcttgggcattaTATTGTTACCAAAACGGTTATGAATTTTGGTACAACAGAATaaaaacctccatctcaggtcctcggTCCTCCAGAGtcggagtgtacctggatcacagagcaggtattctgtccttctacagcgtctctggaaccatgactctcctccacagagtccagaccacattcactcagccgctctgtgcTGGACTTTGGATTTTGGGCTCTGGAGCCACAGCTGAGTTGTGTTAA
- the LOC142398205 gene encoding tripartite motif-containing protein 16-like: MAKKRVKLDLESFSCSICLDVLKEPVTIPCGHSYCINCIETHWNGEDQKGIHSCPQCMKTFTPRPILEKSTMLADLVEQLKKTGLQAAPADHCYAGAEDVACDFCSGRKLKAIKSCLSCLASYCEEHLQPHYDVAPLRKHKLVEPSKKLQENICSVHDEVMKMFCRTDQKSICYLCPVDEHKGHDTVSAAVERTERQRELEGSRQQIQQRIQDREKDVKLLQQEVEAIHQSADKTVEDSEKIFTELIRLLQKRSSDVKQQIRSQQEAEGSRVKELQKKLEQEITELKRKDAELKQLSHTEDHSQFLLNYPSVAALRGATHSPSIKIRPLRHFEDVTAAVSELRDKLQDILREEPKSRADLLKYSSVITLDPNTANTCLLLSKGNRKVTLMTQPQSYSDHPDRFTKWFQVLSRESLTGRCYWEVEMRGGGAVYVAVSYKNISRAGSRCRFGLNDKSWALYCYQNGYEFWYNRIKTSISGPRSSRVGVYLDHRAGILSFYSVSGTMTLLHRVQTTFTQPLCAGLWILGSGATAELC, from the exons ATGGCAAAGAAAAGGGTTAAACTGGACCTGGAAAGCTTCTCTTGTTCGATCTGTCTGGATGTACTGAAGGagccggtgactattccctgtggacacagctactgcatcaACTGTATTGAAACCCACTGGAatggagaggatcagaagggaatccacagctgccctcaatGCATGAAAACTTTCACACCAAGACCTATTCTGGAGAAaagcaccatgttagctgatttagtggagcagctgaagaagactggactccaagctgctcctgctgatcactgctatgctggagctgaagatgtggcctgtgatttctgctctgggagaaaactgaaagccatcaagtcctgtttatcctgtctggcctcttactgtgaggaacaccttcagcctcattatgatgtggctccattaaggaaacacaagctggtggagccctccaagaagctccaggagaacatctgctctgttcacgatgaggtgatgaagatgttctgccgtactgatcagaagtccatctgttatctctgccctgtggatgaacataaaggccacgacacagtgtcagctgcagtagaaaggactgagaggcagagagagctggaggggagtcggcagcagatccagcagagaatccaggacagagagaaagatgtgaagctgcttcagcaggaggtggaggccatccatcagtctgctgataaaacagtggaGGACAGTGAGAAGATCTTCActgagctgatccgtctcctccagaaaagaagctctgatgtgaagcagcagatcagatcccagcaggaagctgaagggagtcgagtcaaagagcttcagaagaagctggagcaggagatcactgagctgaagaggaaagatgctgagctgaagcagctctcacacacagaggatcacagccagtttctgctcAACTAcccctcagtggcagcactcaggggggctacacactcacccagcatcaagatccgtcctctgaggcactttgaggatgtgacagcagctgtgtcagagctcagagataaactacaggacatcctgagaga AGAACCAAAGAGCAGAGCTGACTTGTTAAAATATTCATCTgtaatcacactggatccaaacacagcaaacacatgTCTGTTACTGTCaaaggggaacagaaaagtgacattaatgacacaacctcagtcttattctgatcatccagacagattcactaaatggtttcaggtcctgagtagagagagtctgactggacgttgttactgggaggtggagatgagagggGGAGGAGCAGTTTATGTAGCAGTctcatacaagaacatcagcagagcaggaagtAGATGTAGATTTGGActtaatgacaaatcttgggcattaTATTGTTACCAAAACGGTTATGAATTTTGGTACAACAGAATaaaaacctccatctcaggtcctcggTCCTCCAGAGtcggagtgtacctggatcacagagcaggtattctgtccttctacagcgtctctggaaccatgactctcctccacagagtccagaccacattcactcagccgctctgtgcTGGACTTTGGATTTTGGGCTCTGGAGCCACAGCTGAGTTGTGTTAA
- the LOC142398629 gene encoding tripartite motif-containing protein 16-like encodes MAQTGDQLNQDIVSCSICLDVLKDPVTIPCGHSYCMNCIKVHWDGEDPKGIHNCPQCRKTFTPRPVLEKNTMLADLLEELKKTGLQAAPADHCYAGAEDVACDFCSGRKLKAIKSCLSCLASYCEKHLQPHYDVAPLRKHKLVEPSKKLQENICSVHDEVMKMFCRTDQKSICYLCPVDEHKGHDTVSAAAERTERQRELEGSRQQIQQRIQDREKDVKLLQQQLEAIDQSADKTEEHSQKIFTELIRLLQKRSSDVKQQIRSQQEAEGSRVKELQEKLEQEITELKRKDAELQQLSHTEDHSQFLNNYPSVSALSESTDSPSIKIRPLRHFEDVTAAVSELRDKLQDILREEGTNISLRVTEVDVLLSEPESEPEPKSRADFLKYSSEITLDPNTANTYLLLSEGNRKVTVMNKSLSYSSHPDRFTGWFQVLSRESLTGRCYWEVEMRGRGADLAVAYKNISRAGGGTECLFGRNDKSWSLDCDQNSYEFGYNKMKTSISGPQSSRVGVYLDHRAGILSFYSVSETMTLLHRVQTTFTQPLYGGIGIWGFGSSAEFV; translated from the coding sequence atggcTCAGACAGGGGATCAGCTGAACCAAGATATCGTCTCTTGTTCGATCTGTCTGGATGTactgaaggatccggtgactattccctgtggacacagctactgcatgaactgtattaaagtccactgggatggagaggatccAAAGGGAATCCACAACTGCCCTCAATGCAGGAAAACTTTCACACCGAGGCCTGTCCTGGAGAAaaacaccatgttagctgatttattagaagagctgaagaagactggactccaagctgctcctgctgatcactgctatgctggagctgaagatgtggcctgtgatttctgctctgggagaaaactgaaagccatcaagtcctgtttatcctgtctggcctcttactgtgagaaacaccttcagcctcattatgatgtggctccattaaggaaacacaagctggtggagccctccaagaagctccaggagaacatctgctctgttcacgatgaggtgatgaagatgttctgccgtaccGATCAGAAGtccatctgttatctctgccctgtggatgaacataaaggccacgacacagtgtcagctgcagcagaaaggactgagaggcagagagagctggaggggagtcggcagcagatccagcagagaatccaggacagagagaaagatgtgaagctgcttcagcagcagctggaggccatcgatcagtctgctgataaaacagaggagcacagccagaagatcttcactgagctgatccgtctcctccagaaaagaagctctgatgtgaagcagcagatcagatcccagcaggaagctgaagggagtcgagtcaaagagcttcaggagaagctggagcaggagatcactgagctgaaaaggaaagatgctgagctgcagcagctctcacacacagaggatcacagccagtttctgaaCAACTACCCCTCAGTGTCAGCACTCAGTGAGTCTACAGACTCACCCAGCATcaagatccgtcctctgaggcactttgaggatgtgacagcagctgtgtcagagctcagagataagctacaggacatcctgagagaggaagggacaaacatctcactgagagtcactgaagtggatgttttactgtcagaaccagaatcagaaccagaaccaaagagcagagctgacttcttgaaatattcatctgaaatcacactggatccaaacacagcaaacacatatctgttactgtcagaggggaacagaaaagtgacagtaATGAATAAATCTCTGTCTTATTCtagtcatccagacagattcactggatggtttcaggtcctgagcagagagagtctgactggacgttgttactgggaggtggagatgagagggagaggagctgatttagcagtcgcatacaagaacatcagcagagcaggaggTGGGACTGAATGTTTATTTGGAcgtaatgacaaatcttggtcATTAGATTGTGACCAAAACAGTTATGAATTTGGGTACAACAAGATgaaaacctccatctcaggtccccagtcctccagagtgggagtgtacctggatcacagagcaggtattctgtccttctacagcgtctctgaaaccatgactctcctccacagagtccagaccacattcactcagccgctctatGGTGGGATTGGGATTTGGGGCTTTGGATCCTCagcagagtttgtgtaa
- the LOC142398625 gene encoding tripartite motif-containing protein 16-like — protein MAQTGDQLNQDIVSCSICLDLLKDPVTIPCGHSYCINCIKVHWDGEDQKGIHSCPQCRKTFAPRPVLEKSTMLADLVEQLKKTGLQAAPADHCYAGAEDVACDFCSGRKLKAIKSCLFCLASYCKKHLQPHYDSSTFKKHKLVEPSKKLQENICSVHDEVMKMFCRTDQKSICYLCSMDEHKGHNTVSAAAERTERQRELEGSRQQIQQRIQDAEKDVKLLQQEVEAIDQFADKTVEDSEKIFTELIRLLQKRSSDVKQQIRSQQEAEGSRVKELQKKLEQEITELKRKDAELKQLSHTEDHSQFLLNYPSVSALSESTHSSSIKIRPLRHFEDVTAAVSELRDKLQDILREEWTNISLRVPEVDVLLSEPEPKSRAGFLKYSSEITLDPNTANTYLLLSEGNRKVTLMKKPQSYSSHADRFTEYFQVLSRESLTGRCYWEVEKRGRGKVIVAVAYKNISRAGGECGFGRNDKSWALKCYQNGYTFWYNDMKTTISGPQSSRVGVYLDHRAGILSFYNVSETMTLLHRVQTSFTQPLYAGVWINYYGSTAQLCKVK, from the coding sequence atggcTCAGACAGGGGATCAGCTGAACCAAGATATCGTCTCTTGTTCGATCTGtctggatctgctgaaggatccggtgactattccctgtggacacagctactgcatcaACTGTATTAAAGTccactgggatggagaggatcagaaAGGAATCCACAGCTGTCCTCAGTGCAGGAAAACGTTCGCACCGAGGCCTGTCCTGGAGAAaagcaccatgttagctgatttagtggagcagctgaagaagactggactccaagctgctcctgctgatcactgctatgctggagctgaagatgtggcctgtgatttctgctctggaagaaaactgaaagccatcaagtcctgtttattctgtctggcctcttactgtaagaaacaccttcagcctcattatgattcaTCTACATTCAAGAAACACAaactggtggagccctccaagaagctccaggagaacatctgctctgttcacgatgaggtgatgaagatgttctgccgtacAGATCAGAAGtccatctgttatctctgctctatggatgaacataaaggccacaacacagtgtcagctgcagcagaaaggactgagaggcagagagagctggaggggagtcggcagcagatccagcagagaatccaggacgcagagaaagatgtgaagctgcttcagcaggaggtggaggccatcGATCAGTTtgctgataaaacagtggaGGACAGTGAGAAGATCTTCActgagctgatccgtctcctccagaaaagaagctctgatgtgaagcagcagatcagatcccagcaggaagctgaagggagtcgagtcaaagagcttcagaagaagctggagcaggagatcactgagctgaagaggaaagatgctgagctgaagcagctctcacacacagaggatcacagccagtttctgctcAACTACCCCTCAGTGTCAGCACTCAGTGAgtctacacactcatccagcatcaagatccgtcctctgaggcactttgaggatgtgacagcagctgtgtcagagctcagagataaactacaggacatcctgagagaggaatggaccAACATCTCACTTAGAGTCcctgaagtggatgttttactgtcagaaccagaaccaaagagcagagctggattcttaaaatattcatctgaaatcacactggatccaaacacagcaaacacatatctgttactgtcagaggggaacagaaaagtgacattaatgAAAAAACCTCAGTCTTATTCTAGTCATGCAGACAGATTTACTGAATATtttcaggtcctgagcagagagagtctgactggacgttgttactgggaggtggagaagagagggagaggaaaagttattgtagcagtcgcatacaagaacatcagcagagcaggaggTGAATGTGGATTTGGTcgtaatgacaaatcttgggcattaAAATGTTACCAAAACGGTTATACATTTTGGTACAACGATATGAAAACCACCATCTCAGGTCCTCAGtcctccagagtgggagtgtacctggatcacagagcaggtattctgtccttctacaacgtctctgaaaccatgactctcctccacagagtccagacctcattcactcagccgctttATGCTGGAGTTTGGATAAATTATTATGGATCCACAGCACAGTtgtgtaaagtgaaataa
- the LOC142398627 gene encoding tripartite motif-containing protein 16-like, translating to MAQTGDQLNQDISLVSCSICLDVLKDPVTIPCGHSYCINCIKVHWDGEDPKGIHSCPQCRKIFTPRPVLVKNTMLADLVEQLKKTGLQAAPADHCYAGAEDVACDFCSGRKLKAIKSCLFCLASYCEKHLQPHYDSSTFKKHKLVEPSKNLQENICSVHDEVMKMFCRTDQKSICYLCSVDEHKGHDTVSAAAERTERQRELEGSRQQIQQRIQDAEKDVKLLQQEVEAIDRSADKTEEDSQKIFTELIRLLQKRSSDVKQQIRSQQEAEGSRVKELQEKLEQEITELKRKDAELQQLSHTEDHSQFLLNYPSVSALSESTHSPSIQIRPLRHFEDVTAAVSELRDKLQDILREEGTNISLRVTEGDVLLSEPEPKSRADFLKYSCQITLDPNTANTRLLLSEGNRKVTVMDGLQSYSTHPEIFTGWFQVLSRESLTGHCYWEVEMRGGGAVFVAVAYKNISRAGDEYRFIFNDKSWALYCYQNSYTFWYKKMKTTISGPQSSRVGVYLDHRAGILSFYSVSETMTLLHRVQTTFTQPLYAGVRFWDSGSSAEFV from the coding sequence atggcTCAGACAGGGGATCAGCTGAACCAAGATATCTCTCTTGTCTCTTGTTCGATCTGTCTGGATGTactgaaggatccggtgactattccctgtggacacagctactgcatcaACTGTATTAAAGTccactgggatggagaggatccaaagggaatccacagctgccctcagtgcaggaaaattttcacaccgaggcctgtcctggtaaaaaacaccatgttagctgatttagtggagcagctgaagaagactggactccaagctgctcctgctgatcactgctatgctggagctgaagatgtggcctgtgatttctgctctggaagaaaactgaaagccatcaagtcctgtttattctgtctggcctcttactgtgagaaacaccttcagcctcattatgattcaTCTACATTcaagaaacacaagctggtggagccctccaagaacctccaggagaacatctgctctgttcacgatgaggtgatgaagatgttctgccgtaccGATCAGAAGtccatctgttatctctgctctgtggatgaacataaaggccacgacacagtgtcagctgcagcagaaaggactgagaggcagagagagctggaggggagtcggcagcagatccagcagagaatccaggacgcagagaaagatgtgaagctgcttcagcaggaggtggaggccatcgatcggtctgctgataaaacagaggaggacagccagaagatcttcactgagctgatccgtctcctccagaaaagaagctctgatgtgaagcagcagatcagatcccagcaggaagctgaagggagtcgagtcaaagagcttcaggagaagctggagcaggagatcactgagctgaagaggaaagatgctgagctgcagcagctctcacacacagaggatcacagccagtttctgctcAACTACCCCTCAGTGTCAGCACTCAGTGAGTCTACACACTCACCCAGCatccagatccgtcctctgaggcactttgaggatgtgacagcagctgtgtcagagctcagagataaactacaggacatcctgagagaggaagggaccaacatctcactgagagtcaCTGAAggggatgttttactgtcagaaccagaaccaaagagcagagctgacttcttgaaatattcatgtcaaatcacactggatccaaataCAGCAAACACACggctgttactgtcagaggggaacagaaaagtgacggTAATGGATGGACTTCAGTCTTATTCTACTCATCCAGAAATATTCACTGGATGgtttcaggtcctgagcagagagagtctgactggacattgttactgggaggtggagatgagagggggaggagcagtttttgtagcagtcgcatacaagaacatcagcagagcaggggaTGAATATAGATTTAtatttaatgacaaatcttgggcattaTATTGTTACCAAAACAGTTATACATTTTGGTACAAAAAGATGAAAACCACCATCTCAGGTCCCCAGtcctccagagtgggagtgtacctggatcacagagcaggtattctgtccttctacagcgtctctgaaaccatgactctcctccacagagtccagaccacattcacccAGCCGCTCTATGCTGGAGTTAGATTTTGGGACTCTGGATCCTCagcagagtttgtgtaa